The DNA sequence gtCTCTCTCTCCCAGTCTCTCTCTCTCCCagtctctctctctatatatatacgAACACAAGCATTACAGATTTGGTTACTGAGAAATGGCGAGCAGGGTGATAGAGGCATGTAAGAGTAGAAAGAGGAAGAGGAGAGTGTGGGGGTTTAAGAGCTTCGGGCCAGGTTTAAATGGGGGGTTTAGAGAGAACATGAAGGTGTTTTTGAGTGAGTTTATGGAGGTAGAGAAGTATGGTGCTTGTGGGTTACCTGTTTGGTCTTGTTTGGTTGGTAATGAGAGTGATTTTAAGGGTGTTTTTAAGTTTTTTGTTGTTGAGGAGATGATGGCCCAGCATTCGAGCTTGCCTTTTTGTAATCACTGTAAATTTATTGGTTAGTAATTGTGTGTGTGAAGTTGTGTGTGTTTCTGGCGTGTTTGATGATGTGGGCTTGATGGGTTTTTGAGGTTGGTGTGATCATGGGTTTATgtgaagtgtgtgtgtgtgttttgaatttgagtgggttTAGTGAGATGGGTTTTGTTGATTTGTGGATATGATCATGTGTTTAGATGATGGTTGAATGTATAGGTGTGTTTATATGTGGGTGGATTTTAAACTTGAgttgttgaattttgaatttgGGTGGGTTTTTAATGTTGTTAAGGCCTTCAGTGGAATGGGTTTTGTTGATTTGTTGATATGATTGTGTGTTTAGATGCTGTTTGAATGTATAGGTGTGTTTAAATGTGGGTGGATTTTAAATTTGAgttgttgaattttgaatttgGGTGGGGTTTTTGATGTTGTCAAGGCCTTCAGTGGAATGGTTTTTTTTTTCATTTGTTGATGTGATCATGTTGTTAATTTGCATTTTTAAGTGATATAATCATGTCAGACTCAGAGTATAGGAAGGTCTGTGAATTTTGAATTTCTTTGGATTTTAGATGTTGTTAAGTGGATTATTGAGATGGTTTTTATTGGTTTAGTTATCTGGtgatttttttattttgatgGGGTTTAGGAGTTTCGAAAGTTTCTGGGTGTGATCATGAGTTGCTATGTGATTTTGAGATTTTTGTTGATTTTTGATGTTGTGAAGTGGTTTACTGAGATGGGTTTTTTTCTTAATTTGTTGATGGTGATCATGTGTTTAGGATGCATTTCAATTTGAAGCAATATTTGTATGTAAATGTGTAGATAAGTGTGTGGGGATCTTTGATTTTTAAATTTGTGGGGAGCTGGTTTACTGATATTGTTCTTCTGATACGATAATGTGCTTGAGTTTCTGTAAAATTCTGGTGTTGCAGGTGTTGTATTGAGATGGTTTCTTTGATTTCTCTGTTTATATCTACTCTGATTATCTAGGAATTATCATTTTCTGATTGAATTCTGCGGTTCTGCAAGTTTTTTCTGAAATAATCGTGTTTATATGCATGTTAAGTAACATTATATGTTTGTCTGTGTGTGATTCTTGGTGTTGTCGAGCGATTTACTGAGGTTGGTTTTTTGAATTCTGCTTCTTGTAGGCTGGGGTCATCATTTTGTGTCGAAGAGGAGGTACCATATTATTATTCCGTCTTATGATTGTTTGAATAAGCCGTTGAAGGGGGATTTTCTTGCAGACCGGAACCATCTGTTACATGGTTTGGTTCATTGTAATGGATATGGTCATCTTTTATCTATCAATACAGCGGATGATGATGATTTGAATTCACTTCATGGGAATGATATAATGGATTTCTGGGACCGTTTATGCACAACTCTGCAGATTAGGTATGTTTGATGTTCGATAAATACATGGCCTGGATAGATGCACATTGTAATGGATATGTTTGGTATAATGAATGTATCTTACGTTTGTTAGTCAGATTTTTCGCGGTTCTGAAGTTTTTTGTGGGATTGCAGGAAAGTTTCATTGAATGATTATTCAAGGAAGAAGGCATTGGACCTTAGATTGCTTCATGGGGTAGCATATGGAACTACTTGGTTTGGGAAATGGGGATATAAATTTGGTCATGGAAGTTTTGGAGTCACTGAGGAAAAGTATGACAGAGCACTTCAGTTCTTTAGTACATTAAGATTGAACAAGATTATCAGCGATTTCAAGAACACTGTCCGAGGCAGAAAGATTGAACAGCTTGTGAAGTGTTATAGAGAAGTGAGTGAAGCTCCTTTGGTTACAATCAGTGATCTCTTACAGTTTGTACTTTCTTTCGTGTCCAAGACCCCGATTGAGAGGAAAGCTGCTTTGGCTTTATCAACAAGAGCCTATCACAGTGATGGCAAAAAGATTGCCAAGCCTGTTAGCTTATCGACTTTTGTTTCTCTTGCAAATATTGATTGCAGATGGCCTGCTAAGAGAATAGAATATACTGTTTACGTAATTGTGAATCTCTTGAATGAGAACAGGGCAAATGTTGATGGCAGAAGTTCTATGACTAGGCAAGAAGTTCGAGCAGGGGCACGAAGTTGTATTGGTGACACTGGACTTATTGATTATGTGCTTAAATCTATAAGTTGCGTTGCTGTTGATGATCAAATTGTTTCGCGATGTGTTAATCCGTTAACCAAAATGTACGAGTTCAATATTCATGACAAAgtcaaggaagaagatatttcAGCTAAAGAATCAAGTGCGTTTGCTTCTTCACTTGCTAGAGTTGACTCGAGATGGCCTAAGCAAAAGCTAGAGCATGCTGCAAAAGTTATAGTGAACATCTTAAGAGTTAACAGCACAATGGTGACAGGTGGTGGTGCAATGTCAAGGCAAGAATTACGCGATAGGGCTAGGCAGTGCATTGGTGACACTGGCCTTATTGATTTTGTGCTTAAGTCAGTTAATTCTTATTCCATGATCGGCAATCAAATAATATCTCGTGTCAAGAATCCATCAACAAGGTTGATTGAATTCACAATCACAGACGAGTATGTTGTGGATTCAGCTACTGTCATTGCTCATCAACCAGGACTAAATGTATACGGAGATGTTCTGTTCTTGTACAGAAATGTTCTGCTAGGGTACCCTGAGTGGGATCCGGTAAGTATAGCGACTCGCGTAATCTTGGACAGCAAGCAATTTGTGAAGGAATGGGTGCGTGATGCAGAAGAATTTGATCATTTTATGACACTAACATGTCGAGTTCTTCCGAGTTTCGACGAGATGGAAACCGAATTAACTCGAAAATTATGTCCTGGTGAGGTAGTCATGGTCCCTTCAGAACTGACAGTTGGTGAGTTGAAGCTGGTTGCACAATGTGCACTGAGAGACACATACTGTCTGATGAAAGACTTTGTTGTGACACAAATAGGTGGTTTGAAAGGAATAGAAGAGGGCTTGATGCTGTCATGTGCATTGGATCATGGTGCAGAGGTTTGGGTCAGAGGAATTGGGCTGGACTTGGAAACAAGATTGAGGTATGAAGGTGGGCCAGATGATGGAAAAGTGGATTGTGTTTGTGGGACCAAAAGAGATGATGGGGAGAGAATGGTGGCTTGTGATGGGTGCCATGTGTGGCAGCATACAAGATGCAGAGGTATTGATGATGAAGAAAGCTCACCTGCACTTTTTCTGTGCTATAAGTGTGTGGTTGGATAATTCAAGGGTTTAATTTTACCACTAAATtgttaatttatttaatttaataatttatttaatttattaacTTATAGAGAGTAAGTTCAAGTTTGTAAAGGCAAGAAAAGAGATGAGTGAAAATGTTAAATCTATGAAGATGATCAAGGAGTTGATGATTTTAATGGAGAACTGGATGGCCCATAAGGCCATAACTTATTTTAAGCGTTGTGTTGTGTTACCTCATGATAGTTGAAGTCTAATCATTTGGAACTTTTGATTTCCTACTCTTCCATTCTATTAACTTGTCGAACTCCAACTCAAATTCGTTAATAATTTAAATCGATCACGAGCACATTCGAATTTCAGAGTTAAAGCTATATTTTGCTTacaaaattttttataaaatagatcAAAGTCTCGTAAAATTGACGAAATATTTCGAGGAGATGAAAATAAGTATAGATCCGGAGACGTTTTCTTGAAAATATAAGTAACTGCTGAAAATATTCACTATTACAGCAGCATAGAGGCAGTTATATATCATATTTAACAAGTCAAGGTCAAGATAGCAATTAACTAAATAGAACATGTAGGTAAACAACATGCATATCAGTGACCGTAATAACGAAAAAAGAACAGAAAGTGTACCAGTAACTGCTCATTAATAGACTTTAATATCAGAAATCAAAACTGTTCATTTAATACATAAATCAAAACTgttgattttaaatttaaataaactGGAACAACAAGCATTTATCTCACACATTAtatcagatttaattttaatttgaatatAGTATCAGTTACAAAGTTATATATCAAATGTCCAAGTTCAATGAATCTGACTAAGCCCACTTACAAAGTGACTCAGCCCAATTCAGAAACTGAACCCAACCCAACAGTAATAACTCAGCCcaaactgataaataaattctaattaaaatattaaatcacaaataaataaaatctttgcccaggtcgcctcgcgtacgcgagacgcctAGACATTCGCTCAAATCGCCCTCCGGTCCGGTCCGGTGTGTTACGTGGCGGGGCAGCGTCGCGAGCGTGTGTGTGTGCGCACGCGCACGTGAAGCACACAAGAACATAATGCACAATCACAAACCTTAGTAGTTGTACACTAAACATGTGTGTGATACTGTATAAAGCCAacaccccctttatttattttcaatatGGGACAAAACACATTCTCTATTTTTTCAAGCTCTTTCAAGCTAACTTCAACTCTAATtctctatggatttcattaagaaaaattattaaaaccATACTTGAAAGTTTAAGTTCATATATCATGAAAtaacttccaatcattagattttaggattatcaTCAAGAACATAAAAAAACTTAGGATCTAAAATCCatttttctaacaatcccccataAATCCATGCAGAAATGTGATCAGGCTtttcatcatgacttgtttttcagagtctgtacccttccgggtttgaaccctcctaagtcctctacttcaatggctaccggattcagatggaatgtttcaccttgaatcttaatccgtttagtataaccatgtTCCATAGATGACGACAAGTCAacggctatggtgccaatctacggctttgagacattaatggtcttgtctcgatcctgttcgtcgaatgcttcaaggaataacccCTTCCTCTAATTgtgaccacacaattacattcgcttagttgggcatctccagagatatactgcctctatctcgtcaaatgacttgatcacATTCATAGTTTTAACACTCTTGTTTTTCTAGCAGTAttagtaccttctaggtttaaAGGGGATAGACTCAAATAtaatagtatcatctatgtagcaaatgtactaccaattcatccttacaacttgttattaccacaataaatacacttcgagggatctcctctcatgtgtattaGGTTCTtactgttgatgaattatgatgggttgacagtctcatccccaaccttgacttgaGGACCACTACAGGTTCCAGTCCCTTAGTcaaaggatcagctatattattctgagtttctatgaactctatagctataatcctatcagacactaaaccccttatagacttgagtctaacttggatgtgtctctttgtgttagcattatgctttttactgctaatcttgtcgatagttgttcgactatcacaatgaatagcaatagcaggaagcggtctgcttactacaggtatcgCAGACAtaagtccatgtaaccattcagcctccgtccccgtggcatctagtgcacacaactcagcctcaagTGTAGACCGAGTCactatagtctgtctgcttgacttccaggatattgttccaccagccaaggtgaacacatattaagtcactccattggaaccagacttcttagctatccaacttgcatcactgtacccttcaagcacaccaggaaatctcctgtagtgtaaactaaggtacattgtgcattttagatatctaagtactttatcaagagcatcccaatgagttctgtttggacagcttgtatatcta is a window from the Apium graveolens cultivar Ventura chromosome 1, ASM990537v1, whole genome shotgun sequence genome containing:
- the LOC141717717 gene encoding PHD finger protein At2g01810-like, coding for MASRVIEACKSRKRKRRVWGFKSFGPGLNGGFRENMKVFLSEFMEVEKYGACGLPVWSCLVGNESDFKGVFKFFVVEEMMAQHSSLPFCNHCKFIGWGHHFVSKRRYHIIIPSYDCLNKPLKGDFLADRNHLLHGLVHCNGYGHLLSINTADDDDLNSLHGNDIMDFWDRLCTTLQIRKVSLNDYSRKKALDLRLLHGVAYGTTWFGKWGYKFGHGSFGVTEEKYDRALQFFSTLRLNKIISDFKNTVRGRKIEQLVKCYREVSEAPLVTISDLLQFVLSFVSKTPIERKAALALSTRAYHSDGKKIAKPVSLSTFVSLANIDCRWPAKRIEYTVYVIVNLLNENRANVDGRSSMTRQEVRAGARSCIGDTGLIDYVLKSISCVAVDDQIVSRCVNPLTKMYEFNIHDKVKEEDISAKESSAFASSLARVDSRWPKQKLEHAAKVIVNILRVNSTMVTGGGAMSRQELRDRARQCIGDTGLIDFVLKSVNSYSMIGNQIISRVKNPSTRLIEFTITDEYVVDSATVIAHQPGLNVYGDVLFLYRNVLLGYPEWDPVSIATRVILDSKQFVKEWVRDAEEFDHFMTLTCRVLPSFDEMETELTRKLCPGEVVMVPSELTVGELKLVAQCALRDTYCLMKDFVVTQIGGLKGIEEGLMLSCALDHGAEVWVRGIGLDLETRLRYEGGPDDGKVDCVCGTKRDDGERMVACDGCHVWQHTRCRGIDDEESSPALFLCYKCVVG